The following are from one region of the Natronosporangium hydrolyticum genome:
- a CDS encoding lycopene cyclase domain-containing protein, whose translation MPDLPLYTVAAVAAPLLVVALELLVLRTGLFRTLRYWLTMLIVLGFQIPVDGWLTKPQGTVVLYDEAQILGIRAPVSFPIEDFGFGFAMVTLTVLLWRWLRNREQRRPAPPAAAQQSPARTAEQASA comes from the coding sequence ATGCCTGACCTGCCGCTGTACACCGTCGCCGCGGTGGCGGCGCCGCTGCTGGTGGTGGCGCTGGAGCTGCTGGTGCTGCGCACCGGCCTGTTCCGGACCCTGCGCTACTGGCTGACCATGCTGATCGTGCTCGGGTTCCAGATCCCGGTCGACGGCTGGCTGACCAAGCCGCAGGGCACGGTGGTGCTCTACGACGAGGCGCAGATCCTCGGCATCCGGGCGCCGGTGTCGTTCCCGATCGAAGATTTCGGGTTCGGCTTCGCGATGGTGACCCTGACCGTGCTGCTGTGGCGCTGGCTGCGCAATCGTGAGCAACGCCGGCCGGCCCCGCCCGCGGCGGCCCAGCAGTCGCCGGCCCGGACCGCGGAGCAGGCAAGTGCGTGA